In a genomic window of Corynebacterium lizhenjunii:
- a CDS encoding RNA polymerase sigma factor — protein MDRRIAARRAVDTYSDTLLRLCMTYLRNPHDAEDITQEVLLKLLTHGPFDSPEHEKAWVLRVAINACRDVLRSAAHRLRADTQPADALLADALPATGSSPYARAYGGPYPEPGASAGSGSYGESYSEPGASAGPVTEAVAQLPHAQRLAVYLYYYEGYDAAEIAELTGASRDAVYQHLHRARRALKNTLTQNGARP, from the coding sequence ATGGACAGACGCATTGCAGCGCGCCGCGCGGTCGATACCTATTCCGACACGCTGCTGCGCTTATGCATGACATATCTGCGCAACCCCCACGACGCCGAGGACATCACCCAAGAAGTCCTGCTCAAACTGCTCACGCACGGCCCCTTTGACAGCCCGGAGCATGAGAAAGCATGGGTGTTGCGCGTAGCCATCAACGCCTGCAGGGACGTACTGCGCAGTGCCGCGCACCGTCTACGCGCCGACACTCAGCCTGCCGATGCCCTGCTTGCCGATGCCCTCCCCGCCACCGGCTCCAGCCCTTACGCGAGAGCTTACGGCGGGCCCTACCCCGAGCCGGGGGCTAGCGCCGGCTCCGGCTCTTACGGCGAGTCCTACTCCGAGCCGGGAGCGAGCGCCGGGCCCGTTACCGAAGCGGTGGCGCAACTGCCCCACGCCCAACGGCTGGCTGTGTACTTGTACTACTACGAAGGCTATGACGCCGCAGAAATCGCCGAGCTCACCGGGGCATCGCGCGACGCCGTCTACCAGCACCTGCACCGCGCCCGGCGGGCATTGAAGAACACCCTCACCCAGAATGGAGCACGCCCATGA
- a CDS encoding ABC transporter permease, whose protein sequence is MSVSESVLIALRSLRANKMRSALTLLGVIIGIAAVIAILTLGAALKTQFTNDLDKFGANNFTVAVEERPEPGEPDISTDANPFGGGEGAPADAYLTEDMLASIRSAMGEEISSLIVGEYATYPGTLSVDDTTDTEGSIQPTNPDYITSSQYRIEAGRSLSEEDIASARTVAVISNELATALYGADFASAIGQSLDFESSDGKLLSLNVVGVYSPPDTSALFGGAPNNYALVPYPLEADISERPLAGEAFSNISVRAAAGQDKEAVGHHLQQVVDALYANDEDYRAKVSDFSEDLASFNKMVTVMSMVIAAIGGISLLVGGIGVMNIMLITVTERTREIGVRKALGARRRDIRVQFVIEAIIVCLIGGLIGVVLGSIAGMVGANLMGAFVFPPLSAVLVSLLFSLAIGLFFGFYPANRAAKLDPIEALRHE, encoded by the coding sequence ATGAGCGTAAGCGAATCCGTCCTCATTGCCCTGCGCAGCCTGCGGGCCAACAAGATGCGCTCCGCGCTGACCCTGCTGGGCGTTATCATCGGCATCGCCGCCGTGATCGCCATCTTGACCCTGGGCGCAGCACTCAAAACGCAGTTCACCAACGACCTGGATAAGTTCGGCGCCAATAACTTCACCGTCGCTGTGGAGGAGCGCCCCGAACCCGGCGAACCAGACATCTCCACCGACGCCAACCCCTTCGGCGGCGGCGAAGGCGCCCCAGCAGACGCCTACCTCACCGAAGACATGCTGGCCAGCATCCGCAGCGCCATGGGGGAAGAAATCTCCTCGCTGATCGTGGGCGAATACGCCACCTACCCCGGCACCCTGTCCGTCGATGACACCACCGACACCGAAGGCAGCATCCAGCCCACCAACCCGGACTACATCACGTCCTCCCAGTACCGCATCGAGGCCGGACGCTCCTTGAGCGAAGAAGACATTGCTTCTGCCCGCACCGTGGCGGTCATCTCCAACGAGCTGGCCACCGCGCTTTACGGTGCGGACTTTGCCAGTGCCATCGGCCAATCCCTGGACTTTGAAAGCAGCGACGGCAAGCTGCTGAGCCTCAACGTGGTGGGCGTGTACTCACCGCCGGATACCTCCGCGCTGTTTGGCGGCGCCCCCAACAACTACGCCCTGGTGCCTTACCCCCTAGAGGCCGACATCTCCGAACGCCCACTTGCCGGGGAGGCGTTTAGCAACATCAGCGTGCGCGCCGCCGCAGGCCAGGACAAAGAGGCCGTGGGCCACCACCTGCAGCAAGTCGTCGACGCGCTCTACGCCAACGATGAGGACTACCGCGCCAAGGTCTCCGACTTCAGCGAGGACCTGGCCAGCTTCAACAAAATGGTGACCGTGATGAGTATGGTCATCGCGGCCATTGGCGGCATCTCGCTGCTAGTCGGCGGCATTGGCGTGATGAACATTATGCTCATCACCGTCACTGAACGCACCCGCGAAATTGGCGTGCGCAAAGCCCTGGGCGCGCGCCGGCGTGACATCCGCGTCCAGTTCGTCATCGAGGCGATTATCGTCTGTCTGATTGGCGGGCTCATTGGCGTTGTGCTGGGGTCTATCGCCGGCATGGTGGGCGCCAACCTCATGGGCGCCTTCGTCTTCCCGCCACTCTCCGCCGTGCTGGTATCGCTGCTGTTCTCCCTGGCCATTGGCCTGTTCTTCGGCTTCTACCCCGCCAACCGCGCGGCCAAGCTGGATCCCATCGAAGCCCTGCGCCACGAATAG
- a CDS encoding ABC transporter ATP-binding protein: MLIDMRGIVRRFNEGKDSEITVLPGCDLSVEAGEFVSIVGQSGSGKSTLMNIIGLLDHPTAGSYHLDGVDVLSISDNALATFRAQKIGFVFQNFNLIGRMSALSNVEMPMGYAGVSKRQRTTRAKELLEMVDMTDRMHHAPNELSGGQKQRVAIARALANDPDILLADEPTGALDSHTGRMVMDLFHQLNRELGKTIIFITHNPELAAETSRTVTMIDGRLQ, encoded by the coding sequence ATGCTCATTGACATGCGCGGCATAGTCCGCCGCTTCAACGAGGGCAAAGACAGCGAAATTACCGTACTGCCGGGGTGCGACCTGAGCGTCGAAGCCGGGGAGTTTGTCTCCATCGTGGGGCAATCCGGGTCCGGTAAATCGACCCTGATGAACATTATCGGGCTGCTGGACCACCCCACCGCCGGCAGCTACCACCTCGACGGCGTGGACGTGCTCAGCATTTCCGACAACGCGCTGGCCACCTTCCGCGCCCAAAAAATTGGCTTCGTGTTCCAGAACTTCAACCTCATCGGGCGCATGTCTGCGCTGTCCAATGTGGAAATGCCCATGGGCTACGCCGGGGTCTCCAAAAGGCAACGCACCACCCGCGCCAAAGAACTCCTGGAGATGGTGGACATGACCGACCGCATGCACCACGCCCCCAATGAACTCTCCGGCGGCCAGAAACAGCGCGTGGCCATCGCGCGCGCCCTGGCCAATGACCCAGACATCCTTTTAGCCGACGAGCCCACCGGCGCACTGGACTCCCACACCGGGCGCATGGTCATGGACCTGTTCCACCAGCTCAACCGAGAACTGGGCAAGACCATCATCTTTATTACCCACAACCCCGAGCTGGCGGCAGAAACCAGCCGGACCGTAACCATGATCGACGGGAGGCTGCAATGA
- a CDS encoding efflux RND transporter periplasmic adaptor subunit encodes MSKKTIAVAAGLGVLALAGAGGVFALTHNSSEAILTAADITHVAPADLSTEISASGTVAGQREVALSTTLTGPVQSLDAKVGDRVEAQQLLATIDTTATQRELDTQRATQAVEQQQAYNNIESAQLQLSQLQDSVAGGLNPEINSAKAAVDQARSAYDDAVHQRDDGPDSPEVAQARTAVKEARSALSTAHNSAIQASLTALSQNASPEADGPSVVGSLINLTEADDKVVDARRHLTEAEESLARQLEAHDAEAARHARAAATAYRGVSEAELGLQAAEMAVQHQIDTRSQAVDHALKGAASAGASAEIATKSLQLQLSDAAVRTPLAGVVTAVNATTGQPAQGALLTVTDDSVLRVRVKVKEADISDISIGDKVTFTSPSAPGKTFRGKVTFISPTSEAAKSEAAGSESGSARNSAEFPVEIQVEGSREGLRLGSTAKVKIITDERTGVLSVPLSAVIHEGEKSYVLRVRDGVVERQEVTVGTESSLNAAIDKGLSKGDAIISQAETHLDLVGQPVQVLGDGGAAGGGSDGDAAAATGATAKNAVTKDAGTTGEGGAAGASASKGQA; translated from the coding sequence ATGTCGAAGAAGACCATTGCGGTTGCCGCCGGACTCGGCGTGCTGGCCCTCGCCGGTGCTGGCGGGGTGTTCGCCCTCACGCACAACAGCTCCGAGGCCATCCTCACTGCCGCGGACATCACCCACGTTGCCCCCGCGGACTTGTCCACGGAAATCTCCGCCTCCGGCACCGTGGCTGGCCAGCGCGAAGTAGCGCTGAGCACCACCCTGACCGGGCCCGTGCAGTCCCTGGATGCCAAAGTCGGCGACCGCGTGGAGGCCCAGCAACTGCTGGCGACTATCGACACCACCGCTACCCAGCGCGAGCTCGACACCCAGCGCGCCACCCAAGCAGTGGAGCAACAGCAGGCGTACAACAACATTGAATCCGCCCAGCTGCAACTGTCCCAGCTGCAAGACAGCGTGGCCGGCGGGCTGAACCCGGAAATCAACTCCGCCAAGGCGGCCGTGGACCAGGCGCGCAGTGCCTACGATGACGCCGTCCACCAGCGCGACGACGGCCCGGACTCCCCCGAGGTCGCCCAAGCCCGCACCGCAGTCAAAGAAGCCCGCTCCGCGCTGAGCACCGCGCACAACAGTGCCATCCAGGCCAGCTTGACGGCGCTGAGCCAAAACGCCTCCCCGGAGGCAGATGGGCCTTCCGTGGTGGGTTCGCTGATCAACTTGACCGAGGCCGATGACAAGGTCGTTGACGCCCGCCGCCACCTCACCGAGGCCGAAGAATCCCTGGCCCGCCAACTCGAAGCCCACGACGCCGAGGCCGCCCGCCACGCCCGCGCCGCCGCCACCGCCTACCGCGGGGTCTCCGAAGCCGAACTAGGCCTGCAAGCCGCTGAGATGGCCGTGCAGCACCAGATCGACACCCGCTCCCAGGCCGTTGACCACGCCCTCAAGGGTGCTGCCTCTGCCGGGGCCAGTGCGGAGATCGCCACCAAGTCCCTGCAACTTCAGCTTTCCGATGCCGCCGTGCGCACCCCCTTGGCTGGCGTCGTCACCGCCGTCAATGCCACCACCGGCCAGCCAGCCCAAGGCGCCTTGCTGACCGTGACCGATGACTCCGTCTTGCGCGTGCGCGTCAAGGTCAAGGAGGCAGACATCTCCGACATCAGCATCGGCGACAAAGTCACCTTCACCTCGCCCAGCGCCCCGGGAAAGACCTTCCGCGGCAAAGTCACCTTCATCTCGCCTACCAGCGAGGCCGCCAAGTCCGAGGCCGCAGGCAGCGAGTCCGGTTCTGCCCGCAACTCTGCGGAGTTCCCGGTAGAAATCCAGGTGGAAGGCTCCCGCGAGGGCCTGCGTCTGGGCTCTACCGCCAAGGTCAAGATCATTACTGATGAGCGCACAGGCGTTCTGAGCGTCCCCCTGTCCGCCGTTATACATGAGGGCGAGAAATCCTATGTGCTGCGCGTACGCGACGGCGTGGTCGAGCGCCAAGAAGTTACCGTGGGCACGGAGTCTTCGCTCAACGCGGCCATCGACAAGGGCCTGAGCAAGGGCGACGCCATCATCTCCCAGGCGGAGACCCACCTAGACCTCGTCGGCCAGCCGGTGCAGGTCCTCGGCGACGGCGGTGCGGCCGGCGGCGGCAGCGACGGGGACGCTGCCGCCGCAACTGGCGCCACAGCCAAGAACGCTGTTACCAAGGACGCTGGAACCACTGGCGAGGGTGGGGCAGCCGGGGCATCGGCAAGCAAGGGCCAAGCCTAA
- a CDS encoding PspC domain-containing protein translates to MSNSSPHESAPQEPGGSAPQDPAAADTFGATLRAMWATRPPRIPSSQGSSARLAGVCEGIGARYRVDPTFIRIIFVVTTLMMGTGVAAYLLAWMCMPRYGKASAPIDDLLGRRDGPENEAGLAIGLIFFFLAVAGMGPLIGEGFSLSPLLATALWLGGWYLLHQRQPHPPAGLLAAPAQSAQSAQSADAPSNSDDLDFSAFTPVPGYPFPPGRQAPPQWDPLGVAPDLWDLPDTGGVDSAASDKLDGAASGKAGSTAGAGPGASASKARGKKSGSRASGIIAIALTVIALTVFVGVAGPENKGIGEIVEAPENAAALRSEYALNTGSIELDLSKLNNAEELRALAAQRGTPGQPVAIDISVNVGSVELTLPRELPYRLECTTRIGSRNCGEGGSITSSAAEPLLDINVRTKIGSIEVKRP, encoded by the coding sequence ATGAGCAACTCTTCTCCGCACGAATCTGCGCCCCAAGAACCCGGCGGGTCCGCGCCGCAAGACCCTGCCGCAGCTGATACCTTCGGCGCCACTCTGCGCGCCATGTGGGCCACCCGCCCGCCGCGCATCCCGTCTTCCCAGGGCTCCTCTGCCCGCCTGGCCGGGGTGTGCGAGGGCATTGGCGCGCGCTACCGCGTGGACCCCACGTTCATTCGCATCATCTTCGTTGTCACCACGCTGATGATGGGAACCGGTGTCGCCGCCTACCTGCTGGCCTGGATGTGTATGCCGCGCTACGGCAAGGCCTCCGCGCCCATCGACGATCTTCTGGGACGCCGCGATGGCCCCGAGAACGAGGCAGGCTTGGCCATCGGTCTGATCTTCTTCTTCCTGGCCGTTGCCGGGATGGGCCCCCTGATTGGCGAAGGCTTTAGCCTCAGCCCCCTGCTGGCCACCGCCCTGTGGCTGGGCGGGTGGTACCTGCTGCACCAGCGCCAGCCGCACCCGCCCGCAGGCTTGCTGGCCGCCCCTGCCCAGTCTGCTCAGTCTGCTCAGTCTGCCGATGCCCCCAGCAACTCCGATGACCTCGACTTCTCAGCCTTTACCCCCGTGCCTGGCTATCCCTTCCCGCCGGGGCGTCAGGCCCCGCCGCAGTGGGATCCGCTAGGGGTCGCCCCAGACCTGTGGGACCTGCCGGACACTGGCGGCGTAGATAGCGCCGCCAGTGACAAGCTCGATGGCGCCGCCAGTGGCAAAGCCGGCAGCACGGCTGGGGCTGGGCCGGGGGCATCGGCAAGCAAAGCACGGGGCAAGAAGTCCGGCTCGCGGGCGTCCGGAATCATTGCCATTGCCCTCACCGTCATTGCGCTGACGGTTTTTGTTGGGGTCGCCGGCCCGGAAAACAAGGGCATTGGCGAAATAGTGGAAGCACCTGAGAATGCCGCAGCCTTGCGCAGCGAATACGCCCTGAACACGGGCAGCATTGAGCTCGACCTGTCCAAGTTGAACAACGCTGAGGAGCTGCGCGCGCTGGCCGCCCAACGCGGCACACCCGGCCAGCCGGTGGCGATAGACATCAGCGTGAACGTGGGCTCGGTGGAGCTGACCTTGCCGCGCGAGCTGCCCTACCGGCTGGAGTGCACCACGCGGATCGGTAGCCGCAACTGCGGCGAAGGCGGCAGCATCACCTCTAGCGCAGCCGAACCGCTGCTAGACATTAACGTGCGCACCAAAATTGGCTCCATCGAGGTGAAGCGTCCCTAA
- a CDS encoding ATP-binding protein, with the protein MDKAALGPYRTPEKARPYPKMVRPQTGRVIAGVAGGVAQHLGVDVLVVRGTFIVLSLFSGFGAVLYAALWMFIPVAQGPAPRSRWEMPHGAHVGLAVLGVLAGLAGTVAMSGLSLPVLVPVAVVVLGALIAWLAYDRGLDSAMSGLSITLGSLLVLAGVVLSVLRWNGGQDFGPALLAVALTVVGLGALVVPLLLKLWRSLAQEQAGKAASEERAEIAARLHDSVLQTLALIQKRAQDPGEVVRLARAQERELRGWLFDAPAVAGPASAGRGSHGPTTSGPTTSGPTSVFSALEAACGEVEDLFGVRISPVRVGEDAALSDATKLTVQAAREAMVNAGKHAGVETLDVYAENLGGQLSIFVRDRGVGFDPQAVPADRHGLKDSIQARMESVGGRARVRSAPGEGTEVEVTVAL; encoded by the coding sequence ATGGATAAAGCAGCACTGGGCCCGTACAGGACGCCGGAGAAAGCACGGCCCTATCCGAAGATGGTGCGCCCCCAGACCGGGCGGGTTATCGCCGGGGTAGCCGGGGGCGTGGCCCAGCACTTGGGCGTAGACGTGCTGGTGGTGCGCGGGACCTTTATTGTGCTGAGCTTGTTCTCTGGATTCGGGGCGGTGCTCTACGCGGCGCTGTGGATGTTCATCCCGGTGGCCCAGGGCCCGGCCCCGCGCTCGCGGTGGGAGATGCCCCACGGGGCACATGTCGGCCTGGCAGTGCTAGGGGTGCTGGCCGGGCTGGCGGGCACGGTGGCCATGAGCGGGCTGAGCCTGCCGGTGCTGGTACCGGTGGCGGTGGTGGTCCTCGGCGCGCTGATAGCCTGGCTGGCCTACGACCGGGGCCTGGACTCAGCCATGAGCGGGTTGAGCATCACCCTGGGAAGCCTGCTGGTGCTCGCGGGCGTGGTGCTGAGCGTCTTGCGCTGGAATGGCGGCCAGGACTTTGGCCCGGCGCTGCTGGCGGTGGCGCTGACCGTGGTGGGATTAGGTGCTCTGGTGGTGCCGCTGCTGCTCAAGCTGTGGCGCTCGCTGGCGCAGGAGCAGGCGGGGAAGGCGGCATCGGAAGAAAGGGCAGAGATTGCCGCGCGCCTGCATGACTCCGTGCTGCAGACCCTGGCGCTGATTCAAAAGCGTGCCCAAGACCCCGGGGAAGTGGTGCGCCTGGCGCGCGCCCAGGAACGCGAGTTGCGCGGGTGGCTTTTCGATGCCCCCGCAGTCGCCGGGCCTGCCAGCGCCGGACGTGGCAGCCATGGGCCCACCACCTCTGGGCCCACCACCTCTGGGCCCACCAGCGTCTTTTCTGCCCTGGAGGCTGCGTGCGGGGAGGTCGAGGACCTATTTGGCGTGCGGATTAGCCCCGTGCGCGTGGGCGAGGACGCGGCGCTAAGCGATGCCACCAAACTCACCGTCCAAGCCGCGCGCGAGGCCATGGTCAACGCCGGCAAACACGCGGGAGTAGAGACCTTGGACGTCTATGCGGAGAACCTGGGCGGGCAGCTGTCCATCTTTGTGCGCGACCGCGGCGTGGGCTTCGACCCGCAGGCCGTGCCGGCGGACAGGCATGGGCTGAAGGACTCCATCCAAGCACGCATGGAGTCCGTGGGCGGGCGGGCCCGGGTGCGCTCCGCCCCCGGGGAGGGGACCGAGGTTGAGGTCACGGTAGCGTTATAG
- a CDS encoding LuxR C-terminal-related transcriptional regulator: MVRVFLVDDHSVFRAGVRSELAAAADIEVVGEAGSVAVAREGIGRLSPDVVLLDVHMPDGGGLAVLRGATGPAYLVLSVSDAAEDVIALIRAGARGYVTKNIDGAELAEAIRRVNGGDAYFSPRLAGFVLDAFASGAPAPEPAGEPEPLHDEVVDALTPRELEVLRLLARGYTYREIGQELFISIKTVETHASNILRKTQQSNRYQLTRWAADRDLD, translated from the coding sequence ATGGTGAGAGTCTTTTTGGTCGATGACCACTCCGTCTTCCGCGCCGGGGTGCGCAGCGAGCTGGCCGCAGCAGCTGACATTGAAGTGGTGGGGGAGGCAGGAAGTGTGGCGGTGGCCCGGGAGGGTATCGGCAGGCTGAGCCCCGATGTGGTGCTGCTGGACGTGCACATGCCAGACGGCGGCGGGCTGGCGGTGCTGCGCGGCGCGACCGGCCCGGCATACCTGGTGCTGAGCGTGTCTGATGCCGCCGAGGACGTTATTGCCCTCATCCGCGCCGGGGCCCGGGGCTACGTGACCAAGAATATCGATGGCGCTGAGCTTGCCGAGGCCATCCGCCGCGTCAACGGCGGCGACGCGTACTTCTCCCCACGGCTGGCCGGGTTCGTGCTCGACGCCTTCGCCTCGGGGGCGCCTGCCCCGGAACCTGCTGGCGAGCCGGAGCCGCTGCACGATGAGGTGGTGGATGCCCTCACGCCGCGCGAACTAGAAGTGCTGCGACTGTTGGCGCGCGGCTACACCTACCGGGAGATCGGGCAAGAGCTGTTTATCTCGATTAAGACGGTGGAGACGCATGCGTCGAATATCTTGCGCAAGACGCAGCAGTCTAACCGCTACCAGCTCACGCGTTGGGCAGCGGACCGCGACTTGGATTAG
- a CDS encoding DNA polymerase Y family protein — protein sequence MRIAALWFPDWPLQAAGAQLSVPGAVVSRHRIAVCNAAARAAGARRGMRLRQAQALCPQLQVFDANPQRDGAVFSQIVESIDDVTASMEVLRPGMAVVDITAAARFHGGEDAVLEMLLDAVARAGLDTQAGAADELPTALLAARAGKVVAPGQSREFLATQPVSSLAAEVALGCDADLVEQLHKLGLRTLGELAALPSAQVATRFGRAGARAWGIASAVPDRRVAPAEVPAQLSVSIQPEEPIERVDAAAFAARQLAAQLHARLAAAGLVCVRLRVRAELSTGQHLERMWRTTQALEEAATADRVRWQLDGWLTQGGGGGIVGLELAPAEVAAPGPGQLWAAGASDEQMRRAVARVQSQLGIDKVVQPRAGGGRGVAERVELTPFGEARDPAPQGSWPGRIPAPLPARLGGGVGHPAARMQLVDAAGQPIIVTAEALLSAAPHAARWGAQNYYVAGWAGPWPVDAPWWDAHSSTGRVARLQLVGQREGEAVQRAWLLQWSQGAWRVEAAYF from the coding sequence ATGCGGATCGCCGCGCTGTGGTTTCCGGACTGGCCGCTGCAAGCCGCCGGAGCGCAGCTCAGCGTTCCCGGGGCGGTGGTCTCCCGCCACCGGATAGCCGTGTGCAATGCGGCGGCACGGGCCGCTGGGGCGCGTCGCGGCATGCGGCTGCGTCAAGCCCAGGCGCTGTGCCCGCAGCTGCAGGTGTTCGACGCCAACCCACAGCGCGATGGGGCCGTGTTTAGCCAGATTGTGGAGTCCATCGATGACGTCACCGCCTCCATGGAAGTCCTGCGCCCCGGCATGGCGGTGGTAGACATTACTGCCGCGGCGCGCTTTCACGGAGGCGAGGACGCGGTGCTGGAGATGCTTCTCGATGCTGTCGCCCGCGCCGGGCTGGACACACAAGCCGGGGCGGCCGACGAGCTGCCCACCGCACTGCTTGCCGCACGCGCCGGAAAGGTGGTGGCGCCCGGCCAATCGCGGGAGTTCTTGGCCACCCAACCGGTGTCCAGTTTGGCGGCCGAAGTGGCGCTGGGCTGCGACGCCGACCTAGTGGAGCAGCTGCACAAGCTGGGGTTGCGCACGCTAGGCGAGTTGGCCGCGTTGCCTTCCGCGCAGGTCGCCACGCGCTTTGGGCGCGCCGGGGCGCGGGCGTGGGGTATCGCCAGTGCGGTGCCTGACCGCCGGGTGGCCCCCGCTGAGGTTCCGGCGCAGCTGAGCGTGAGCATCCAGCCCGAAGAGCCCATCGAGCGCGTGGATGCCGCCGCCTTCGCCGCCCGCCAGCTTGCCGCGCAGCTTCACGCCCGCCTGGCCGCTGCGGGACTGGTGTGCGTGCGCTTGCGCGTGCGCGCGGAACTTTCCACTGGCCAGCACCTGGAGCGGATGTGGCGCACCACGCAGGCCCTGGAGGAAGCCGCCACCGCAGACCGCGTGCGCTGGCAGCTGGATGGATGGTTGACGCAGGGTGGCGGCGGGGGCATCGTCGGTCTAGAGCTTGCCCCGGCGGAGGTCGCGGCCCCGGGGCCGGGGCAGCTGTGGGCGGCTGGGGCTAGCGATGAGCAGATGCGCCGGGCGGTGGCGCGGGTGCAGTCCCAGCTGGGCATCGACAAGGTGGTGCAGCCCCGGGCGGGCGGCGGGCGCGGGGTCGCAGAGCGCGTCGAGCTGACCCCCTTTGGTGAGGCCCGGGACCCGGCACCGCAGGGCAGTTGGCCCGGGCGCATTCCGGCCCCGCTGCCGGCGCGCCTGGGCGGCGGGGTGGGGCACCCGGCTGCCCGCATGCAGCTTGTCGATGCCGCCGGCCAGCCCATCATCGTTACCGCCGAGGCCCTGCTCTCCGCCGCGCCGCACGCCGCCCGGTGGGGTGCGCAGAACTACTATGTCGCCGGGTGGGCCGGGCCCTGGCCGGTGGATGCGCCGTGGTGGGACGCGCACAGCAGCACGGGGCGGGTGGCGCGGCTGCAACTGGTGGGCCAGCGTGAAGGCGAAGCCGTGCAGCGGGCGTGGTTGCTGCAGTGGAGCCAAGGTGCTTGGCGGGTAGAGGCGGCCTACTTTTAG
- a CDS encoding AMIN-like domain-containing (lipo)protein: MFSAFSGRRKRQHCVLACAPAPAACAVAAAGCALVLGACSAPAPAPSTQTAALRTAPAAGLTPLGDANTELKTQRPAAPSQLVVADVRTGKHETFERVVFDLVGTGEPGWFIDFTDTPTQQGSGKTIQVSGTSVLNVNIDGTVLPFELNVPDPRLGTVSGQGGFVTEVVPAGTFEGRSQFFIGLKGPHAYSVQVLKEPTRLVIDILA; this comes from the coding sequence ATGTTTTCTGCTTTCTCTGGCCGTCGGAAGCGCCAGCATTGCGTTCTTGCCTGCGCCCCCGCCCCCGCAGCCTGCGCAGTAGCTGCCGCCGGGTGCGCACTGGTGCTCGGTGCCTGCAGCGCCCCCGCCCCGGCGCCGTCCACGCAGACCGCAGCCCTGCGCACCGCGCCTGCCGCCGGACTAACCCCGCTGGGCGATGCCAACACGGAGCTCAAAACCCAACGCCCCGCCGCCCCTTCGCAACTGGTGGTCGCCGACGTGCGCACCGGCAAGCATGAAACCTTCGAGCGCGTGGTCTTTGACCTGGTGGGCACCGGGGAGCCCGGCTGGTTCATCGACTTCACCGACACCCCCACCCAACAGGGGTCCGGCAAGACTATCCAGGTCTCTGGCACCAGCGTGCTCAACGTCAATATCGACGGCACCGTCTTGCCCTTTGAGCTCAACGTCCCCGACCCGCGCCTGGGCACCGTGTCCGGCCAGGGCGGCTTTGTGACCGAGGTGGTTCCGGCGGGAACCTTCGAGGGGCGCTCGCAATTCTTTATCGGCCTCAAGGGACCGCACGCCTACTCCGTGCAGGTGCTCAAAGAGCCCACGCGGCTGGTCATCGACATCCTGGCCTAG
- a CDS encoding sucrase ferredoxin yields MNVCSSYLAEPLAGTAKQESVYVLFEWPGGWSRDVLDGETFGAELTGKLRAKLKGVAGLQLIRRPGRAGRQVGKMHRCYLVWAREAVMEMVLLTGPEQILDLDLTGPGRNGGGVIDAPLMLVCTHAKRDQCCAVKGRPLAAELDRQFPASLVWETSHTKGHRFAPSVLLMPWGYSFGRLTAQAGAQLLARAIEGKFFVPANRGSGLLSPRCQVAELAVAQLLLQAGEELAYGALELADAPSSTSPVRVTHPDGRAWDVALEQREVAGVVSSCGDEPKTARAWVPRTEPVLVLGT; encoded by the coding sequence ATGAACGTGTGCTCATCCTACCTGGCCGAGCCCCTGGCCGGCACCGCCAAGCAAGAGTCTGTCTATGTGCTGTTTGAGTGGCCCGGCGGCTGGTCGCGCGACGTGCTCGACGGGGAGACCTTCGGGGCGGAACTGACCGGGAAGCTGCGCGCCAAGCTCAAGGGGGTGGCGGGGCTGCAGCTAATTCGCCGCCCGGGGCGCGCGGGCCGCCAGGTGGGCAAGATGCACCGCTGTTACCTGGTGTGGGCGCGCGAAGCGGTGATGGAGATGGTGCTGCTGACTGGCCCGGAGCAGATTCTGGACCTGGATTTGACTGGGCCTGGCCGCAACGGGGGTGGGGTCATTGATGCGCCGTTGATGCTGGTGTGCACGCACGCGAAGCGGGATCAGTGCTGCGCGGTCAAGGGCCGTCCTTTGGCTGCGGAGTTGGACCGGCAGTTTCCGGCGTCGTTGGTGTGGGAGACGTCGCACACTAAGGGGCACCGTTTTGCGCCTTCGGTGTTGCTGATGCCGTGGGGGTATTCCTTCGGCCGACTCACTGCGCAGGCCGGTGCGCAGCTGTTGGCTCGGGCGATTGAGGGGAAGTTCTTTGTGCCAGCCAACCGTGGTTCTGGCCTGTTGTCGCCGCGTTGTCAGGTGGCGGAGCTGGCGGTGGCGCAGCTGTTGCTCCAGGCGGGGGAGGAGCTGGCTTATGGGGCACTTGAGCTTGCCGATGCCCCCTCATCCACCAGCCCCGTGCGGGTCACCCACCCAGACGGGCGGGCCTGGGATGTGGCGTTGGAGCAGCGGGAGGTCGCCGGGGTGGTGTCCTCGTGCGGGGATGAGCCGAAGACAGCCCGCGCGTGGGTGCCGCGCACTGAGCCGGTGCTGGTGCTGGGCACCTAG